A single window of Myxococcus fulvus DNA harbors:
- a CDS encoding CapA family protein gives MASNNLARPGGPGLSLFAVGDVFVDRDDPETAFSSARDVLREGDVLFGNCEGVFSDEIHRAPSAGSAVTAPAANAAPLARAGFDIMSLANNHSLDGGHAALLSMRGTLAGLGITTVGAGANLAEATAPVILERNGIRLAFLAFSSVFPYGYEARPAIPGLAPFRAHTRYTPVELTSWSPGMAPVVTTEPLVEDQKVFIRSVTEARAKADIVFVSFHWGDATVPYSLTDHERRTARLAIDHGADIVVGHHHHMLRGVEFHAGKPIFYGLGHYLFDLPNLPERLAKDGYLGVGRPEEMAAWARRFGEYMIRPREGYPRLPFHPDSRMTGAAVFHITPDRRIRAGFLPAIINPANEPIHVPADSDEGRRVVAYLERCCAAEQLPTRLIAPRPDSGLPTTCIEFVSTD, from the coding sequence GTGGCCTCGAACAACCTCGCTCGTCCAGGTGGACCTGGGCTGTCGCTCTTCGCCGTGGGCGATGTCTTCGTGGACCGCGACGACCCGGAAACGGCCTTCTCCTCCGCCCGCGACGTCCTGCGCGAGGGTGACGTCCTCTTCGGCAACTGCGAGGGCGTCTTCAGCGACGAAATCCACCGGGCTCCCAGCGCCGGCTCGGCCGTCACCGCGCCCGCGGCGAACGCCGCCCCCCTGGCCCGGGCGGGCTTCGACATCATGTCATTGGCGAACAATCACAGTCTCGACGGGGGACACGCCGCGCTCCTGTCCATGCGCGGGACGCTGGCAGGGCTGGGCATCACCACGGTGGGCGCGGGCGCGAATCTCGCGGAGGCCACCGCGCCCGTGATTCTCGAGCGCAATGGCATACGGCTGGCCTTCCTGGCCTTCAGCTCCGTGTTCCCCTACGGCTACGAGGCGCGCCCGGCCATCCCGGGGCTCGCGCCCTTCCGTGCACACACCCGATACACGCCCGTGGAGCTGACCTCCTGGAGTCCGGGCATGGCTCCCGTGGTGACCACCGAGCCGCTGGTCGAGGACCAGAAGGTGTTCATCCGCAGCGTCACCGAGGCCCGCGCGAAGGCGGACATCGTCTTCGTCAGCTTCCACTGGGGTGACGCCACCGTTCCGTACTCGCTGACCGACCATGAACGACGGACGGCCAGGCTCGCCATCGACCACGGGGCGGACATCGTCGTGGGGCATCATCACCACATGCTCCGCGGGGTCGAGTTCCATGCCGGCAAGCCCATCTTCTATGGCCTGGGCCACTACCTGTTCGACCTGCCGAACCTCCCCGAGCGCCTCGCGAAGGATGGGTATCTGGGCGTGGGGAGGCCCGAGGAGATGGCGGCCTGGGCCCGCAGGTTCGGCGAGTACATGATTCGCCCGCGGGAAGGCTACCCGCGGCTGCCCTTCCACCCGGATTCGAGGATGACGGGCGCGGCGGTGTTCCACATCACGCCGGACCGGCGCATCCGCGCCGGATTCCTTCCCGCCATCATCAATCCCGCGAACGAGCCCATCCACGTGCCCGCGGACAGCGACGAAGGCAGGCGGGTGGTGGCCTATCTCGAGCGCTGCTGCGCGGCCGAACAGCTCCCGACGCGGCTCATCGCGCCTCGCCCTGACTCCGGATTGCCCACGACGTGCATCGAGTTCGTCTCGACCGACTGA